One segment of Micromonospora parathelypteridis DNA contains the following:
- a CDS encoding hemolysin family protein, translated as MREAARTGLRRRVRVRPRRDPGPLARAVARVLVRAADGATRLVTDLLGTGPAAGRERISEAELRDLVAANTLLDPDERRIIDEVLVAGASMIREVMMPRTEVVFLPARLTIAEAARLVRAETHTRYPVTDGTHDDVVGFVHLRDVLLRPDTDPCVSVGELAREVKRLPGSKRVLPALTEMRREGQHLAVVVDEYGGTAGIVTLEDLIEELIGEIHDEYDATPDPVHAGLPAVVDGRLNLADFAERTGVVLPVGPYETVGGFVMAALGRLPVTGDEVSVPGEPADAAAPDTADLPGGWLLRVLALDGRRVARLAVSAVRVPEQQRRAATSPTRRVGAGEPAEVSTPTPAGRGRPAGPS; from the coding sequence ATGCGGGAAGCGGCCCGTACCGGGCTCCGGCGACGCGTGCGGGTGCGGCCCCGCCGCGACCCCGGTCCGCTCGCCCGGGCCGTCGCCCGGGTGCTGGTTCGCGCCGCGGACGGCGCCACCCGACTCGTCACCGATCTCCTCGGGACCGGCCCGGCAGCCGGTCGGGAGCGCATCTCCGAGGCGGAGCTACGGGACCTGGTCGCGGCGAACACCCTGCTCGACCCGGACGAGCGGCGCATCATCGACGAGGTCCTGGTGGCCGGAGCCAGCATGATCCGCGAGGTGATGATGCCGCGCACCGAGGTGGTCTTCCTCCCGGCGCGACTGACCATCGCCGAGGCCGCCCGGCTGGTACGCGCCGAGACGCACACCCGCTACCCGGTCACCGACGGCACCCATGACGACGTCGTCGGCTTCGTGCACCTCCGTGACGTGCTGCTGCGCCCGGACACCGATCCGTGCGTCAGCGTCGGTGAGCTGGCCCGGGAGGTGAAGCGGCTCCCCGGCAGCAAACGGGTGCTACCCGCGCTGACCGAGATGCGCCGGGAGGGCCAGCACCTGGCGGTGGTCGTCGACGAGTACGGCGGGACCGCCGGGATCGTCACCCTGGAAGACCTCATCGAGGAGCTGATCGGCGAGATCCACGACGAGTACGACGCGACTCCGGACCCGGTGCACGCCGGCCTGCCCGCCGTGGTGGACGGCCGCCTCAACCTCGCTGACTTCGCCGAACGGACCGGGGTGGTGCTCCCCGTCGGGCCGTACGAGACGGTTGGTGGGTTCGTGATGGCCGCGCTGGGCCGGCTTCCTGTGACCGGCGACGAGGTGTCGGTGCCCGGTGAGCCCGCCGACGCCGCCGCGCCCGACACGGCCGACCTGCCGGGCGGCTGGCTGCTGCGAGTGCTCGCGTTGGACGGCCGTCGGGTGGCCCGGCTCGCGGTCTCCGCCGTCCGAGTGCCCGAGCAGCAACGCCGGGCCGCGACCAGCCCGACGCGCCGGGTCGGCGCGGGTGAACCAGCCGAGGTCAGCACCCCGACACCGGCGGGCCGTGGCCGACCCGCCGGCCCGTCATGA
- the trpS gene encoding tryptophan--tRNA ligase, giving the protein MSDVPARPRVFSGIQPTADSFHLGNYLGAVRHWVALQDTHDAFYCVVDLHAITAGHDPALLRQRTRVAAAQLFAVGLDPERSTLFVQSQVPEHPQLAWVLGCITGFGEASRMTQFKDKSQKQGNERASVGLFTYPILQAADILLYQANAVPVGEDQRQHLELSRDLAQRFNSLFGPTFTVPAPHIVKDTAKITDLQDPTAKMSKSSSSPAGIIDLLEDPARSAKKIRSAVTDTGREIVFDAETKPGVSNLLTIHSALSGRSIDELVAAYAGRGYGDLKKELAEVVADFVRPIQERTRAYLDDPAQLDKMLASGAEKARAVAAATLRSAYERVGFFPPVRGE; this is encoded by the coding sequence ATGTCCGACGTTCCCGCCCGCCCGCGCGTCTTCTCCGGCATCCAGCCGACGGCCGACTCGTTCCATCTCGGCAACTACCTGGGCGCGGTGCGGCACTGGGTGGCCCTGCAGGACACCCACGACGCTTTCTACTGCGTGGTGGACCTGCACGCCATCACCGCGGGGCACGACCCGGCCCTGTTGCGCCAACGGACGCGGGTGGCCGCCGCCCAACTCTTCGCGGTCGGGCTCGACCCGGAACGCAGCACCCTGTTCGTGCAGTCGCAGGTGCCCGAGCACCCGCAGCTGGCCTGGGTGCTCGGCTGCATCACCGGCTTCGGCGAGGCCAGCCGGATGACCCAGTTCAAGGACAAGTCGCAGAAGCAGGGCAACGAGCGGGCCAGCGTCGGGCTGTTCACCTACCCGATCCTGCAGGCCGCCGACATCCTGCTCTACCAGGCCAACGCGGTGCCGGTCGGCGAGGACCAGCGCCAGCACCTGGAGCTCTCCCGGGATCTGGCCCAGCGGTTCAACTCGCTGTTCGGCCCGACGTTCACGGTGCCCGCGCCGCACATCGTCAAGGACACCGCGAAGATCACCGACCTGCAGGACCCGACGGCGAAGATGTCCAAGTCGTCGTCCTCGCCGGCCGGCATCATCGACCTGCTGGAAGATCCGGCCCGGTCCGCGAAGAAGATCCGGTCCGCGGTGACCGACACCGGTCGGGAGATCGTCTTCGACGCCGAGACCAAGCCGGGTGTGTCCAACCTGCTGACCATCCATTCGGCGCTCAGCGGCCGCAGCATCGACGAGTTGGTGGCCGCGTACGCGGGCCGCGGCTACGGCGACCTGAAGAAGGAGCTGGCCGAGGTGGTGGCGGACTTCGTCCGCCCGATCCAGGAGCGCACCCGCGCCTACCTCGACGACCCGGCGCAGCTGGACAAGATGCTCGCCAGTGGCGCGGAGAAGGCCCGCGCGGTGGCCGCGGCGACCCTGCGGTCCGCGTACGAGCGGGTCGGGTTCTTCCCGCCCGTGCGCGGCGAGTAG
- a CDS encoding 2'-5' RNA ligase family protein, with protein MDRSVAGGAARSVDRSGGVQPAGDTIQIGIAVDIPEPWGAQLTRRRVEAGDPLAVPAHVTLLGPTEIRTANLPAVEQHLAAVAATHLPFALHLRGTGTFRPVTQVVFVAVAAGISECELLAAAIAASPGLHRELRFPYHPHVTVAQDVAPEALDKVYEDLADFSAMFEVDAFTLFSHSGQARWQPRRDFRLGV; from the coding sequence GTGGACAGGTCGGTGGCCGGAGGGGCGGCGCGAAGCGTGGATCGCAGTGGCGGGGTGCAGCCGGCCGGCGACACCATCCAGATCGGCATCGCGGTGGACATTCCCGAGCCGTGGGGTGCCCAGCTCACCCGGCGGCGGGTCGAGGCCGGCGACCCGCTCGCGGTGCCCGCGCACGTAACGTTGCTCGGGCCCACCGAGATCCGGACGGCCAACCTGCCCGCCGTCGAGCAGCACCTGGCCGCCGTCGCCGCCACGCACCTGCCGTTCGCACTGCACCTGCGGGGCACCGGCACGTTCCGGCCGGTCACCCAGGTGGTGTTCGTCGCGGTTGCCGCCGGGATCAGCGAGTGTGAGTTGCTGGCCGCCGCCATCGCCGCGTCGCCAGGCCTGCACCGCGAGCTCCGCTTCCCGTACCATCCGCACGTCACCGTGGCGCAGGACGTGGCGCCGGAGGCCCTGGACAAGGTGTACGAGGATCTGGCCGACTTCTCCGCGATGTTCGAGGTCGACGCGTTCACGCTCTTCTCGCACAGCGGGCAGGCCCGGTGGCAGCCGCGTCGGGACTTCCGCCTCGGCGTCTGA